The Xiphophorus couchianus chromosome 5, X_couchianus-1.0, whole genome shotgun sequence genome includes a region encoding these proteins:
- the LOC114145097 gene encoding dynein heavy chain 6, axonemal-like isoform X3 produces the protein MMASASSSSSSRDISKKIKDRPLRGEECKLNRVECTTVPPGPAYKVDPQIQSNLLHFREAVKKVTICDGRTYLVEHKTMSARSYNSEVLNATFYKRMTCFIRHVDHLMFSTVHSLVLNAVDIILTVFQEQVGHNPCQITPPTPSDQPEAPSEEDSEKKVLPDFPLLTSELLLELNVLTFKPSEEDFQETIRDLIREFKNTGMSLMSLTGDTEVVSLIDFEQEDLEGGPSLNTVLEEDIHLQGIIKKIMDSLHLAFGSAKVYSRTFEHFLDFSEKNKHLELVAMGQTEPDLSFFAKTLELYHGKYKEAIAIQDKMHLGLLLVDQTQLKQQLNASTLSSLEESHGMLIKLARKQVDDLLTKVGEAKTTLESCPSTTVEMAEQLIFLDDFEDGILDVQEQHDNVSKVYNLFKAYSVTVPSQDLVDFATLQPNISLLYYLIDDGVADRESNMERFISSLATDESKMQEEIRKLPHTLQNPDFLDIKVSPSTVRPYFEKIQTDVNRLEAQASSCNFYENRFKLESTRFDVLEETAAKFRLILLLWNSLEEWDDLHNKWQQTQLKEMDMEELSSQISKFDQYFEQLETGLPPNSSVVVLKNKVETMKQKMPIIGNLLNLCLKPGRWVSLENLVAATLDVEEVTIAKLEEHDVFSCGVEILQILS, from the exons ATGATGGCTTCTGCATCGTCGTCGTCCTCTTCCCGagatatttcaaagaaaattaagGACAGGCCACTCCGAGGTGAAG AATGCAAACTCAATCGAGTGGAGTGCACCACTGTACCACCAGGACCTGCATATAAAGTAGACCCACAG atACAGAGTAACCTTCTGCACTTTCGAGAAGCTGTTAAGAAGGTGACAATTTGTGATGGACGTACATACCTAGTGGAGCATAAAACTATGTCTGCGAGGAGTTATAACAGTGAAGTTTTAAATGCGACTTTTTATAAGCGGATGACTTG CTTCATTCGTCATGTTGACCATTTGATGTTTAGCACAGTGCACTCCTTGGTGCTAAATGCAGTGGATATCATCCTGACTGTATTCCAGGAACAGGTAGGTCATAATCCCTGCCAAATCACTCCTCCCACCCCAAGTGACCAGCCTGAGGCTCCTTCTGAAGAGGATTCTGAAAAGAAG GTTCTTCCTGACTTTCCTTTATTAACATCTGAGCTACTGCTGGAGTTAAATGTTTTGACGTTCAAGCCCTCTGAGGAAGACTTCCAG GAAACCATCAGAGACCTAATCAGGGAGTTCAAGAATACAGGAATGTCTTTGATGTCCCTCACAGGAGACACTGAAGTGGTTTCACTGATAGATTTTGAACAG GAGGATCTGGAGGGTGGTCCTTCTTTGAACACTGTCTTGGAGGAAGATATCCACCTTCAAGGTATCATTAAAAAGATCATG GATTCACTCCATTTAGCCTTTGGTTCAGCCAAAGTCTATTCACGCACATTTGAGCATTTTCTGGATTTCTCTGAGAAGAATAAACATCTGGAACTTGTTGCAATGGGACAAACAGAACCAG ATTTGAGCTTTTTTGCCAAAACCTTGGAGTTATACCATGGTAAATATAAGGAGGCCATAGCTATCCAAGACAAGATGCATCTTGGCTTACTGCTGGTGGATCAAACACAGCTCAAACAGCAGCTTAATGCTTCAACTCTCTCTTCTCTGGAG GAATCGCATGGAATGCTCATAAAGCTGGCTAGGAAACAAGTCGATGACCTCCTGACTAAAGTTGGTGAAGCCAAAACTACACTGGAGTCCTGTCCTTCCACAACAGTGGAGATGGCTGAGCAGCTCATATTCCTGGATGACTTTGAGGACGGA ATCTTGGACGTACAGGAGCAGCATGACAATGTTTCCAAGGTGTACAATCTGTTCAAAGCGTACTCTGTTACCGTACCATCTCAGGACCTTGTTGATTTCGCCACACTGCAACCCAACATCAGCTTGTTGTATTATTTAATTGACGACGGGGTGGCAGACAGGGAGTCGAACATGGAGAGATTTATCAGCTCCCTGGCCACAGATGAAAGTAAAATGCaagaagaaatcagaaaattgCCACATACGTTGCAg AATCCAGACTTTTTGGACATCAAAGTAAGCCCCTCTACAGTGCGTCCCTACTTTGAGAAGATCCAGACTGATGTAAATAGGCTGGAAGCCCAGGCATCATCCTGTAATTTCTATGAAAATAGATTCAAG CTGGAGAGTACCAGGTTTGATGTCCTGGAAGAGACGGCAGCAAAATTCAGGCTGATCCTGCTTCTCTGGAACTCTTTAGAGGAATGGGACGATCTACACAATAAATGGCAGCAG ACCCAACTGAAGGAAATGGACATGGAGGAGTTGAGCTCGCAGATTAGCAAGTTTGACCAGTATTTCGAGCAGCTAGAGACGGGCCTGCCTCCAAACTCTTCAGttgtagttttgaaaaataaggtGGAAACAATGAAACAGAAG ATGCCTATCATCGGTAATCTGTTGAATCTGTGTTTGAAGCCTGGACGGTGGGTGTCTTTGGAGAATTTAGTGGCCGCCACTCTGGACGTGGAGGAAGTTACTATTGCCAAACTGGAGGAACATGATGTCTTCTCATGTGGAGTAGAGATACTACAGATATTGAGTTAG
- the LOC114145097 gene encoding dynein heavy chain 6, axonemal-like isoform X1, whose protein sequence is MMASASSSSSSRDISKKIKDRPLRGEECKLNRVECTTVPPGPAYKVDPQAVLKRPVLLRQPSVNHLKAREQMIFLGWHTQSPATKGKKEPECTQKVPEPQQPTPLKSPVKKQEKITKHIKQEKETRTTSLQLIRDFNRMLFTEKRAQSATPSGKARSYSYQALSMTDEKPFAKLTESDYYELDPESAAALTSQRLCKAFTLWRSEVCKRKRDFAKAVLHIDLFILDSNLRAALLKIRALSCHLTETGPYRVIANQTYTLKKFYESQVQQQHEIQSNLLHFREAVKKVTICDGRTYLVEHKTMSARSYNSEVLNATFYKRMTCFIRHVDHLMFSTVHSLVLNAVDIILTVFQEQVGHNPCQITPPTPSDQPEAPSEEDSEKKVLPDFPLLTSELLLELNVLTFKPSEEDFQETIRDLIREFKNTGMSLMSLTGDTEVVSLIDFEQEDLEGGPSLNTVLEEDIHLQGIIKKIMDSLHLAFGSAKVYSRTFEHFLDFSEKNKHLELVAMGQTEPDLSFFAKTLELYHGKYKEAIAIQDKMHLGLLLVDQTQLKQQLNASTLSSLEESHGMLIKLARKQVDDLLTKVGEAKTTLESCPSTTVEMAEQLIFLDDFEDGILDVQEQHDNVSKVYNLFKAYSVTVPSQDLVDFATLQPNISLLYYLIDDGVADRESNMERFISSLATDESKMQEEIRKLPHTLQNPDFLDIKVSPSTVRPYFEKIQTDVNRLEAQASSCNFYENRFKLESTRFDVLEETAAKFRLILLLWNSLEEWDDLHNKWQQTQLKEMDMEELSSQISKFDQYFEQLETGLPPNSSVVVLKNKVETMKQKMPIIGNLLNLCLKPGRWVSLENLVAATLDVEEVTIAKLEEHDVFSCGVEILQILS, encoded by the exons ATGATGGCTTCTGCATCGTCGTCGTCCTCTTCCCGagatatttcaaagaaaattaagGACAGGCCACTCCGAGGTGAAG AATGCAAACTCAATCGAGTGGAGTGCACCACTGTACCACCAGGACCTGCATATAAAGTAGACCCACAG GCTGTATTGAAGAGACCTGTATTGCTAAGACAACCCAGTGTGAACCACTTGAAGGCTCGTGAGCAAATGATATTTCTAGGCTGGCACACCCAGTCACCTGCAACTAAGGGAAAAAAGGAACCAGAATGCACACAGAAGGTCCCTGAGCCACAACAGCCTACTCCTCTAAAATCTCCAGTTAAG aaacaggaaaagatcacaaaacatataaaacaggaaaaggagaCAAGAACGACCAGCTTACAACTTATAAGGGACTTCAATCGGATGCTTTTTACAGAAAAGAGAGCCCAGTCAGCCACGCCCTCAGGAAAAGCAAGGTCATACAGTTATCAAGCTTTATCAATGACCGACGAGAAACCATTTGCAAAATTGACAGAAAGTGATTATTATGAGTTAGACCCCGAATCCGCTGCAGCCTTGACTTCCCAAAGACTTTGTAAAGCCTTTACTCTGTGGCGCAGCGAGGTGTGTAAGAGGAAGCGTGACTTTGCTAAGGCGGTTCTCCACATCGACCTGTTTATACTGGACTCG AATCTGAGAGCAGCATTGTTGAAAATCAGGGCACTCTCATGCCATCTCACCGAGACAGGGCCGTATCGGGTCATAGCAAACCAAACATACACACTGAAGAAGTTCTATGAGTCTCAGGTCCAACAACAACATGAG atACAGAGTAACCTTCTGCACTTTCGAGAAGCTGTTAAGAAGGTGACAATTTGTGATGGACGTACATACCTAGTGGAGCATAAAACTATGTCTGCGAGGAGTTATAACAGTGAAGTTTTAAATGCGACTTTTTATAAGCGGATGACTTG CTTCATTCGTCATGTTGACCATTTGATGTTTAGCACAGTGCACTCCTTGGTGCTAAATGCAGTGGATATCATCCTGACTGTATTCCAGGAACAGGTAGGTCATAATCCCTGCCAAATCACTCCTCCCACCCCAAGTGACCAGCCTGAGGCTCCTTCTGAAGAGGATTCTGAAAAGAAG GTTCTTCCTGACTTTCCTTTATTAACATCTGAGCTACTGCTGGAGTTAAATGTTTTGACGTTCAAGCCCTCTGAGGAAGACTTCCAG GAAACCATCAGAGACCTAATCAGGGAGTTCAAGAATACAGGAATGTCTTTGATGTCCCTCACAGGAGACACTGAAGTGGTTTCACTGATAGATTTTGAACAG GAGGATCTGGAGGGTGGTCCTTCTTTGAACACTGTCTTGGAGGAAGATATCCACCTTCAAGGTATCATTAAAAAGATCATG GATTCACTCCATTTAGCCTTTGGTTCAGCCAAAGTCTATTCACGCACATTTGAGCATTTTCTGGATTTCTCTGAGAAGAATAAACATCTGGAACTTGTTGCAATGGGACAAACAGAACCAG ATTTGAGCTTTTTTGCCAAAACCTTGGAGTTATACCATGGTAAATATAAGGAGGCCATAGCTATCCAAGACAAGATGCATCTTGGCTTACTGCTGGTGGATCAAACACAGCTCAAACAGCAGCTTAATGCTTCAACTCTCTCTTCTCTGGAG GAATCGCATGGAATGCTCATAAAGCTGGCTAGGAAACAAGTCGATGACCTCCTGACTAAAGTTGGTGAAGCCAAAACTACACTGGAGTCCTGTCCTTCCACAACAGTGGAGATGGCTGAGCAGCTCATATTCCTGGATGACTTTGAGGACGGA ATCTTGGACGTACAGGAGCAGCATGACAATGTTTCCAAGGTGTACAATCTGTTCAAAGCGTACTCTGTTACCGTACCATCTCAGGACCTTGTTGATTTCGCCACACTGCAACCCAACATCAGCTTGTTGTATTATTTAATTGACGACGGGGTGGCAGACAGGGAGTCGAACATGGAGAGATTTATCAGCTCCCTGGCCACAGATGAAAGTAAAATGCaagaagaaatcagaaaattgCCACATACGTTGCAg AATCCAGACTTTTTGGACATCAAAGTAAGCCCCTCTACAGTGCGTCCCTACTTTGAGAAGATCCAGACTGATGTAAATAGGCTGGAAGCCCAGGCATCATCCTGTAATTTCTATGAAAATAGATTCAAG CTGGAGAGTACCAGGTTTGATGTCCTGGAAGAGACGGCAGCAAAATTCAGGCTGATCCTGCTTCTCTGGAACTCTTTAGAGGAATGGGACGATCTACACAATAAATGGCAGCAG ACCCAACTGAAGGAAATGGACATGGAGGAGTTGAGCTCGCAGATTAGCAAGTTTGACCAGTATTTCGAGCAGCTAGAGACGGGCCTGCCTCCAAACTCTTCAGttgtagttttgaaaaataaggtGGAAACAATGAAACAGAAG ATGCCTATCATCGGTAATCTGTTGAATCTGTGTTTGAAGCCTGGACGGTGGGTGTCTTTGGAGAATTTAGTGGCCGCCACTCTGGACGTGGAGGAAGTTACTATTGCCAAACTGGAGGAACATGATGTCTTCTCATGTGGAGTAGAGATACTACAGATATTGAGTTAG
- the LOC114145097 gene encoding dynein heavy chain 6, axonemal-like isoform X2: MMASASSSSSSRDISKKIKDRPLRGEECKLNRVECTTVPPGPAYKVDPQNLRAALLKIRALSCHLTETGPYRVIANQTYTLKKFYESQVQQQHEIQSNLLHFREAVKKVTICDGRTYLVEHKTMSARSYNSEVLNATFYKRMTCFIRHVDHLMFSTVHSLVLNAVDIILTVFQEQVGHNPCQITPPTPSDQPEAPSEEDSEKKVLPDFPLLTSELLLELNVLTFKPSEEDFQETIRDLIREFKNTGMSLMSLTGDTEVVSLIDFEQEDLEGGPSLNTVLEEDIHLQGIIKKIMDSLHLAFGSAKVYSRTFEHFLDFSEKNKHLELVAMGQTEPDLSFFAKTLELYHGKYKEAIAIQDKMHLGLLLVDQTQLKQQLNASTLSSLEESHGMLIKLARKQVDDLLTKVGEAKTTLESCPSTTVEMAEQLIFLDDFEDGILDVQEQHDNVSKVYNLFKAYSVTVPSQDLVDFATLQPNISLLYYLIDDGVADRESNMERFISSLATDESKMQEEIRKLPHTLQNPDFLDIKVSPSTVRPYFEKIQTDVNRLEAQASSCNFYENRFKLESTRFDVLEETAAKFRLILLLWNSLEEWDDLHNKWQQTQLKEMDMEELSSQISKFDQYFEQLETGLPPNSSVVVLKNKVETMKQKMPIIGNLLNLCLKPGRWVSLENLVAATLDVEEVTIAKLEEHDVFSCGVEILQILS; encoded by the exons ATGATGGCTTCTGCATCGTCGTCGTCCTCTTCCCGagatatttcaaagaaaattaagGACAGGCCACTCCGAGGTGAAG AATGCAAACTCAATCGAGTGGAGTGCACCACTGTACCACCAGGACCTGCATATAAAGTAGACCCACAG AATCTGAGAGCAGCATTGTTGAAAATCAGGGCACTCTCATGCCATCTCACCGAGACAGGGCCGTATCGGGTCATAGCAAACCAAACATACACACTGAAGAAGTTCTATGAGTCTCAGGTCCAACAACAACATGAG atACAGAGTAACCTTCTGCACTTTCGAGAAGCTGTTAAGAAGGTGACAATTTGTGATGGACGTACATACCTAGTGGAGCATAAAACTATGTCTGCGAGGAGTTATAACAGTGAAGTTTTAAATGCGACTTTTTATAAGCGGATGACTTG CTTCATTCGTCATGTTGACCATTTGATGTTTAGCACAGTGCACTCCTTGGTGCTAAATGCAGTGGATATCATCCTGACTGTATTCCAGGAACAGGTAGGTCATAATCCCTGCCAAATCACTCCTCCCACCCCAAGTGACCAGCCTGAGGCTCCTTCTGAAGAGGATTCTGAAAAGAAG GTTCTTCCTGACTTTCCTTTATTAACATCTGAGCTACTGCTGGAGTTAAATGTTTTGACGTTCAAGCCCTCTGAGGAAGACTTCCAG GAAACCATCAGAGACCTAATCAGGGAGTTCAAGAATACAGGAATGTCTTTGATGTCCCTCACAGGAGACACTGAAGTGGTTTCACTGATAGATTTTGAACAG GAGGATCTGGAGGGTGGTCCTTCTTTGAACACTGTCTTGGAGGAAGATATCCACCTTCAAGGTATCATTAAAAAGATCATG GATTCACTCCATTTAGCCTTTGGTTCAGCCAAAGTCTATTCACGCACATTTGAGCATTTTCTGGATTTCTCTGAGAAGAATAAACATCTGGAACTTGTTGCAATGGGACAAACAGAACCAG ATTTGAGCTTTTTTGCCAAAACCTTGGAGTTATACCATGGTAAATATAAGGAGGCCATAGCTATCCAAGACAAGATGCATCTTGGCTTACTGCTGGTGGATCAAACACAGCTCAAACAGCAGCTTAATGCTTCAACTCTCTCTTCTCTGGAG GAATCGCATGGAATGCTCATAAAGCTGGCTAGGAAACAAGTCGATGACCTCCTGACTAAAGTTGGTGAAGCCAAAACTACACTGGAGTCCTGTCCTTCCACAACAGTGGAGATGGCTGAGCAGCTCATATTCCTGGATGACTTTGAGGACGGA ATCTTGGACGTACAGGAGCAGCATGACAATGTTTCCAAGGTGTACAATCTGTTCAAAGCGTACTCTGTTACCGTACCATCTCAGGACCTTGTTGATTTCGCCACACTGCAACCCAACATCAGCTTGTTGTATTATTTAATTGACGACGGGGTGGCAGACAGGGAGTCGAACATGGAGAGATTTATCAGCTCCCTGGCCACAGATGAAAGTAAAATGCaagaagaaatcagaaaattgCCACATACGTTGCAg AATCCAGACTTTTTGGACATCAAAGTAAGCCCCTCTACAGTGCGTCCCTACTTTGAGAAGATCCAGACTGATGTAAATAGGCTGGAAGCCCAGGCATCATCCTGTAATTTCTATGAAAATAGATTCAAG CTGGAGAGTACCAGGTTTGATGTCCTGGAAGAGACGGCAGCAAAATTCAGGCTGATCCTGCTTCTCTGGAACTCTTTAGAGGAATGGGACGATCTACACAATAAATGGCAGCAG ACCCAACTGAAGGAAATGGACATGGAGGAGTTGAGCTCGCAGATTAGCAAGTTTGACCAGTATTTCGAGCAGCTAGAGACGGGCCTGCCTCCAAACTCTTCAGttgtagttttgaaaaataaggtGGAAACAATGAAACAGAAG ATGCCTATCATCGGTAATCTGTTGAATCTGTGTTTGAAGCCTGGACGGTGGGTGTCTTTGGAGAATTTAGTGGCCGCCACTCTGGACGTGGAGGAAGTTACTATTGCCAAACTGGAGGAACATGATGTCTTCTCATGTGGAGTAGAGATACTACAGATATTGAGTTAG